The Coffea arabica cultivar ET-39 chromosome 1e, Coffea Arabica ET-39 HiFi, whole genome shotgun sequence genome has a window encoding:
- the LOC113689050 gene encoding uncharacterized protein isoform X2 — translation MGRRRKYATLEELYSEKNRRRRERYAAAKKQKENGPFNTTCTIAVKALRMMDNLAETSTSSMKRMRIDKHNDGTSFTNTSTDDTIENPLSSSPLMNKYGSLGSPTIQSDEALTPVNIHGKSIANVNSIPIVPKDNTSDCNTLSTKKAAPWPKTSSSINSSSSKDNDVKVSFDGQRRRMYATPEEAQRERNRRRRECYAVAKKTKQKSSVDNIFTFPLITPELQEDIRTNANFENNNHVPFNDESVSHVRSCFQGPELSEGNTNDSRIENTISMIRTYDSTKNSTTSEHDQLKFPTPESLLGPNFRDALSSTRNIPAGADAGTFDTYTSIVRFACNSRTVRMFVFVLVICIRTLLRVYLLMIVIIMY, via the exons ATGGGTCGAAGGAGAAAATATGCTACGCTGGAGGAACTTTACAGTGAAAAAAATCGTCGTCGTCGTGAACGATATGCTGCAGCTAAGAAACAAAAGGAGAATGGTCCATTTAATACAACTTGCACTATTGCTGTGAAAGCATTGCGAATGATGGATAATTTAGCCGAGACGAGTACTTCCTCTATGAAGCGTATGCGTATCGATAAACATAATGATGGCACTTCTTTTACGAATACGAGCACAGATGATACAATTGAGAATCCTTTGTCCTCTTCAcctcttatgaataaatatggtTCTCTTGGTTCCCCTACTATTCAAAGCGATGAAGCATTGACTCCTGTTAATATCCATGGAAAAAGCATTGCTAATGTTAACAGCATTCCAATAG TGCCAAAGGACAATACAAGTGATTGTAATACATTATCGACTAAAAAGGCTGCTCCATGGCCTAAGACTTCCAGTTCAATCAATAGTTCTTCATCTAAGGATAATGATGTGAAAGTCTCATTCGATGGTCAACGACGAAGAATGTACGCAACACCTGAGGAAGCTCAAAGGGAACGGAATCGTCGTCGTCGTGAATGTTATGCTGTAGCgaagaaaacaaagcaaaaatccTCAGTTGATAATATTTTTACTTTTCCTTTGATCACACCTGAACTACAAGAAGACATTAGAACTaatgcaaattttgaaaacaaCAATCACGTGCCTTTCAATGATGAATCAGTATCTCATGTCCGCAGTTGTTTCCAAG GACCTGAGCTTTCTGAAGGCAATACAAATGATTCCAGGATCGAAAATACTATTTCAATGATCAGAACTTATGATTCCACCAAAAATTCTACAACCAGTGAACATGATCAATTAAAGTTTCCTACACCAGAAAGTTTGCTTGGTCCAAATTTTCGAGATGCCTTGTCTTCAACAAGAAACATACCAG caggggccgacgcggggacttttgacacatacactagtatagttaggtttgcttgtaatagtcggacagttaggatgtttgtttttgttttggtgatttgtataagaaccctccttagggtctaccttctgatgattgttattataatgtattaa
- the LOC113689050 gene encoding uncharacterized protein isoform X4 yields the protein MGRRRKYATLEELYSEKNRRRRERYAAAKKQKENGPFNTTCTIAVKALRMMDNLAETSTSSMKRMRIDKHNDGTSFTNTSTDDTIENPLSSSPLMNKYGSLGSPTIQSDEALTPVNIHGKSIANVNSIPIVPKDNTSDCNTLSTKKAAPWPKTSSSINSSSSKDNDVKVSFDGQRRRMYATPEEAQRERNRRRRECYAVAKKTKQKSSVDNIFTFPLITPELQEDIRTNANFENNNHVPFNDESVSHVRSCFQGPELSEGNTNDSRIENTISMIRTYDSTKNSTTSEHDQLKFPTPESLLGPNFRDALSSTRNIPDVGELGGAGGAY from the exons ATGGGTCGAAGGAGAAAATATGCTACGCTGGAGGAACTTTACAGTGAAAAAAATCGTCGTCGTCGTGAACGATATGCTGCAGCTAAGAAACAAAAGGAGAATGGTCCATTTAATACAACTTGCACTATTGCTGTGAAAGCATTGCGAATGATGGATAATTTAGCCGAGACGAGTACTTCCTCTATGAAGCGTATGCGTATCGATAAACATAATGATGGCACTTCTTTTACGAATACGAGCACAGATGATACAATTGAGAATCCTTTGTCCTCTTCAcctcttatgaataaatatggtTCTCTTGGTTCCCCTACTATTCAAAGCGATGAAGCATTGACTCCTGTTAATATCCATGGAAAAAGCATTGCTAATGTTAACAGCATTCCAATAG TGCCAAAGGACAATACAAGTGATTGTAATACATTATCGACTAAAAAGGCTGCTCCATGGCCTAAGACTTCCAGTTCAATCAATAGTTCTTCATCTAAGGATAATGATGTGAAAGTCTCATTCGATGGTCAACGACGAAGAATGTACGCAACACCTGAGGAAGCTCAAAGGGAACGGAATCGTCGTCGTCGTGAATGTTATGCTGTAGCgaagaaaacaaagcaaaaatccTCAGTTGATAATATTTTTACTTTTCCTTTGATCACACCTGAACTACAAGAAGACATTAGAACTaatgcaaattttgaaaacaaCAATCACGTGCCTTTCAATGATGAATCAGTATCTCATGTCCGCAGTTGTTTCCAAG GACCTGAGCTTTCTGAAGGCAATACAAATGATTCCAGGATCGAAAATACTATTTCAATGATCAGAACTTATGATTCCACCAAAAATTCTACAACCAGTGAACATGATCAATTAAAGTTTCCTACACCAGAAAGTTTGCTTGGTCCAAATTTTCGAGATGCCTTGTCTTCAACAAGAAACATACCAG acgttggtgagttaggtggagccggtggggcctactag
- the LOC113689050 gene encoding uncharacterized protein isoform X3 — MGRRRKYATLEELYSEKNRRRRERYAAAKKQKENGPFNTTCTIAVKALRMMDNLAETSTSSMKRMRIDKHNDGTSFTNTSTDDTIENPLSSSPLMNKYGSLGSPTIQSDEALTPVNIHGKSIANVNSIPIVPKDNTSDCNTLSTKKAAPWPKTSSSINSSSSKDNDVKVSFDGQRRRMYATPEEAQRERNRRRRECYAVAKKTKQKSSVDNIFTFPLITPELQEDIRTNANFENNNHVPFNDESVSHVRSCFQGPELSEGNTNDSRIENTISMIRTYDSTKNSTTSEHDQLKFPTPESLLGPNFRDALSSTRNIPGADAGTFDTYTSIVRFACNSRTVRMFVFVLVICIRTLLRVYLLMIVIIMY; from the exons ATGGGTCGAAGGAGAAAATATGCTACGCTGGAGGAACTTTACAGTGAAAAAAATCGTCGTCGTCGTGAACGATATGCTGCAGCTAAGAAACAAAAGGAGAATGGTCCATTTAATACAACTTGCACTATTGCTGTGAAAGCATTGCGAATGATGGATAATTTAGCCGAGACGAGTACTTCCTCTATGAAGCGTATGCGTATCGATAAACATAATGATGGCACTTCTTTTACGAATACGAGCACAGATGATACAATTGAGAATCCTTTGTCCTCTTCAcctcttatgaataaatatggtTCTCTTGGTTCCCCTACTATTCAAAGCGATGAAGCATTGACTCCTGTTAATATCCATGGAAAAAGCATTGCTAATGTTAACAGCATTCCAATAG TGCCAAAGGACAATACAAGTGATTGTAATACATTATCGACTAAAAAGGCTGCTCCATGGCCTAAGACTTCCAGTTCAATCAATAGTTCTTCATCTAAGGATAATGATGTGAAAGTCTCATTCGATGGTCAACGACGAAGAATGTACGCAACACCTGAGGAAGCTCAAAGGGAACGGAATCGTCGTCGTCGTGAATGTTATGCTGTAGCgaagaaaacaaagcaaaaatccTCAGTTGATAATATTTTTACTTTTCCTTTGATCACACCTGAACTACAAGAAGACATTAGAACTaatgcaaattttgaaaacaaCAATCACGTGCCTTTCAATGATGAATCAGTATCTCATGTCCGCAGTTGTTTCCAAG GACCTGAGCTTTCTGAAGGCAATACAAATGATTCCAGGATCGAAAATACTATTTCAATGATCAGAACTTATGATTCCACCAAAAATTCTACAACCAGTGAACATGATCAATTAAAGTTTCCTACACCAGAAAGTTTGCTTGGTCCAAATTTTCGAGATGCCTTGTCTTCAACAAGAAACATACCAG gggccgacgcggggacttttgacacatacactagtatagttaggtttgcttgtaatagtcggacagttaggatgtttgtttttgttttggtgatttgtataagaaccctccttagggtctaccttctgatgattgttattataatgtattaa
- the LOC113689050 gene encoding uncharacterized protein isoform X1 codes for MGRRRKYATLEELYSEKNRRRRERYAAAKKQKENGPFNTTCTIAVKALRMMDNLAETSTSSMKRMRIDKHNDGTSFTNTSTDDTIENPLSSSPLMNKYGSLGSPTIQSDEALTPVNIHGKSIANVNSIPIVPKDNTSDCNTLSTKKAAPWPKTSSSINSSSSKDNDVKVSFDGQRRRMYATPEEAQRERNRRRRECYAVAKKTKQKSSVDNIFTFPLITPELQEDIRTNANFENNNHVPFNDESVSHVRSCFQGPELSEGNTNDSRIENTISMIRTYDSTKNSTTSEHDQLKFPTPESLLGPNFRDALSSTRNIPGRRRSAKHDPLQNIAVEPDVLPSVPNCEYCDAKRFHKEPPRFCCSSREIQLLSTEMPRELMLLYLEDSDEAAEF; via the exons ATGGGTCGAAGGAGAAAATATGCTACGCTGGAGGAACTTTACAGTGAAAAAAATCGTCGTCGTCGTGAACGATATGCTGCAGCTAAGAAACAAAAGGAGAATGGTCCATTTAATACAACTTGCACTATTGCTGTGAAAGCATTGCGAATGATGGATAATTTAGCCGAGACGAGTACTTCCTCTATGAAGCGTATGCGTATCGATAAACATAATGATGGCACTTCTTTTACGAATACGAGCACAGATGATACAATTGAGAATCCTTTGTCCTCTTCAcctcttatgaataaatatggtTCTCTTGGTTCCCCTACTATTCAAAGCGATGAAGCATTGACTCCTGTTAATATCCATGGAAAAAGCATTGCTAATGTTAACAGCATTCCAATAG TGCCAAAGGACAATACAAGTGATTGTAATACATTATCGACTAAAAAGGCTGCTCCATGGCCTAAGACTTCCAGTTCAATCAATAGTTCTTCATCTAAGGATAATGATGTGAAAGTCTCATTCGATGGTCAACGACGAAGAATGTACGCAACACCTGAGGAAGCTCAAAGGGAACGGAATCGTCGTCGTCGTGAATGTTATGCTGTAGCgaagaaaacaaagcaaaaatccTCAGTTGATAATATTTTTACTTTTCCTTTGATCACACCTGAACTACAAGAAGACATTAGAACTaatgcaaattttgaaaacaaCAATCACGTGCCTTTCAATGATGAATCAGTATCTCATGTCCGCAGTTGTTTCCAAG GACCTGAGCTTTCTGAAGGCAATACAAATGATTCCAGGATCGAAAATACTATTTCAATGATCAGAACTTATGATTCCACCAAAAATTCTACAACCAGTGAACATGATCAATTAAAGTTTCCTACACCAGAAAGTTTGCTTGGTCCAAATTTTCGAGATGCCTTGTCTTCAACAAGAAACATACCAG GTAGACGTCGTTCTGCAAAGCATGATCCATTGCAAAATATAGCTGTTGAACCTGATGTTTTACCTTCAGTTCCAAATTGTGAATATTGTGATGCTAAGAGATTTCACAAAGAACCACCTAGATTTTGTTGTTCTTCTAGAGAAATTCAATTGCTTTCAACTGAAATGCCTAGAGAATTAATGCTTTTATATCTTGAGGATTCGGATGAGGCTGCTGAATTCTGA
- the LOC140016681 gene encoding uncharacterized protein: MNPHQPTTCAGENLLDPHQYTSPDQLFEAEKKGTNSNNHKRTTVSCREYYCYKLQIRPSDKSMLLHIGRLLQQFVVDMYIKIESSRLAFHRNEEYQHKFRTELYEGLLDSLSRGEASSSNVGKRIILPASFIGSPRDMRRRYMDAMTLVQRYGKPDIFLTMTCNQNWPEIRKELGSTDTIDNRLDLVSRIFRAKLELLKHEVIKKQIFGKVAAHTYVIEFQKRGLSHTHFLIILKQGSKVYSPDAYDRIVSVELPDPQQQKHLYSLVVKHMLHGPCGIMNPQCHCMREHIGCKDRYPKDFTELTIHGQNSYPIYHRSNNGRKVFIRGHQLDNRWVLSSTERSQIIDEISNYQAARWVSPPEAMWRIFVFDLNVLYPLVMKLQNARELWLKYEDYLSEDIKLNKSLSQEAAQFKVLQQIDKYLLLMGKSLGDFHLTDISLQTFTLERETIEIEAERNIIVSKEDLSTIDQLNQEQKIAYHKILSSVYDTTSTAFFVDGPGGTGKTFLYRALLAKIRSLKHIALATATSGVAASILLGGRTAHSRVKIPLNDDEGKTCNISKQSSIAQLIKDAKLIIWDEATMAKRKAIERFDQLLQDIMSNKEVFSGKTVIFGGDFRQTLPVIVKGKKMI, from the exons ATGAATCCTCATCAACCAACAACTTGTGCTGGAGAAAATTTATTGGACCCCCATCAATATACAAGTCCTGATCAGTTATTTGAAGCTGAAAAAAAAG GTACTAATTCGAATAACCACAAAAGAACCACTGTTTCTTGTAGAGAGTATTATTGTTATAAACTTCAAATACGACCAAGTGATAAGTCAATGTTACTTCATATCGGCCGATTATTACAACAATTTGTGGTCGACATGTACATAAAGATTGAATCATCCAGACTTGCTTTTCATAGAAATGAGGAGTATCAACacaaatttcggacagaattaTATGAAGGGTTACTCGATAGTCTTTCTCGAGGTGAGGCATCTTCATCAAATGTTGGAAAAAGAATCATCCTTCCAGCTTCATTTATTGGCAGTCCTCGAGACATGCGCCGTCGATATATGGATGCAATGACATTGGTTCAAAGGTACGGAAAACCAGATATTTTTCTCACTATGACATGTAATCAAAATTGGCCTGAAATTAGAAAAGAGTTGGGGTCGACTGATACGATTGATAATAGACTTGATTTAGTTTCAAGAATTTTTCGAGCCAAACTTGAGTTATTGAAACACGAAGTCATCAAGAAACAAATCTTTGGTAAAGTTGCTGCACACACTTATGTTATCGAGTTTCAAAAAAGGGGATTATCACATACACACTTTCTCATCATTTTGAAACAAGGATCAAAAGTATATTCTCCTGATGCTTATGATCGGATCGTATCTGTTGAGTTACCTGATCCTCAACAACAAAAGCATTTATACAGTTTAGTTGTCAAGCATATGCTTCATGGTCCATGTGGTATAATGAATCCTCAATGTCATTGTATGCGAGAACACATTGGCTGTAAAGATCGATATCCAAAGGATTTCACTGAATTGACAATTCATGGACAAAATTCTTATCCTATCTATCATCGAAGCAATAACGGTAGAAAAGTGTTCATCAGAGGTCATCAACTGGACAACCGATGGGTG TTGAGCTCAACAGAAAGAAGCCAAATTATTGATGAAATTAGCAATTATCAAGCAGCACGATGGGTTTCACCACCTGAAGCTATGTGGAGAATTTTCGTCTTCGATTTGAATGTGTTGTATCCTTTGGTCATGAAACTTCAG AATGCAAGAGAGTTATGGCTGAAGTACGAAGATTACTTATCAGAAGATATTAAGCTTAACAAATCACTTTCCCAAGAAGCAGCTCAGTTCAAGGTTTTACAACAGATTGACAAATACTTGCTATTAATGGGCAAGAGCCTTGGTGACTTTCACTTAACTGACATATCCCTTCAAACTTTTACTCTTGAACGGGAAACAATAGAGATTGAAGCTGAGAGAAATATTATTGTCTCCAAGGAAGATCTTTCTACTATTGACCAGCTCAATCAAGAACAAAAAATTGCATATCATAAGATACTAAGCTCTGTCTATGATACTACCTCGACGGCTTTCTTTGTTGATGGTCCTGGTGGAACCGGCAAGACTTTTTTATATAGAGCTTTGCTAGCTAAGATACGCTCTCTAAAACACATTGCTTTGGCAACGGCAACTTCAGGAGTAGCTGCGTCTATATTGCTTGGAGGACGGACTGCTCATTCACGCGTCAAAATTCCTCTTAATGATGATGAAGGAAAAACCTGCAACATTAGTAAGCAAAGCAGCATTGCACAGCTTATCAAGGATGCTAAATTGATCATTTGGGACGAAGCAACGATGGCTAAAAGAAAGGCAATAGAAAGATTTGATCAATTGCTACAAGATATAATGAGTAATAAAGAAGTATTTAGTGGCAAAACAGTTATTTTTGGAGGCGACTTCCGTCAAACACTGCCTGTTATCgtcaaagggaaaaaaatgataTGA